One genomic segment of Acinetobacter oleivorans DR1 includes these proteins:
- a CDS encoding type VI secretion system Vgr family protein, whose protein sequence is MLNNIFSILEKIGFGAQKRAISIQFSNTELNSQIMLQRIDGYHGINDGLSAELICLSTNPYIELKQFIGCQVAVDQVTDAGQLFRTTGIVTGASQGQSDGAFSLYRLTMQDATSLWHKRRNSRVFMNKSIVDIIEVIFKEWQNKSPLFASSLLLDTSGLTKTYDVRPFSMQSNESDYAYLTRIMREESINWLVDEASYLVASNSQNIEAQKLRLIDDNGQFQSLERRSIRYHRSNATEQYDSITSFIAQRQLQPTAIHVQRWQADSLSQEDASGSVVSSHQHSAQRENESLSLEQAWNISPAWISDLKGEDQATASSNSQLEKLNMHLNQYQALQAKYFTAHSSVRDTQVGYWFQLIDYPELEKNHSQQDREFLILNKYFYNQNNLPKDIQDQVEKLLTLSHWQNSKDSEQERQANEFVVVRRNINVVPEYDPLKHRPVAHVQRAKVVSDGEEIHVDEWGRIKVRFLFTRTDDHAHDGGAGANNSDTDSAWVDVLTPWAGEGYGARFLPRKDEIVVIDFFDGNIDRPFVTGRIHEAQRSPTKFDIKGQLPDTKKLSGIRSKEVGGMGYNQLRFDDTTGQISAQLHSSHGATQLNLGNLSYPKETATSEGRGEGFELRTDRAGAIRSKGLYISTFVQSNATDIHLEAKEAVQNFTESLESMKALSEYAVKQKAEAADMLENIDQYIKTIESQWSDLKATKEALMLLASPDSISLVSGKNIHINALDSVTVGSGQSINVSTDEHLILNAKKKVSLFAGEEDLKIYAAKGKFDLQSQDNVLDVSARLDVKITSSEGKVEIHSPTEIVFKAKDSALKINGDGVTVITPNKFTAKAGQHLFTTGASESPTLPIFPNNICWECLARRAAQRGAFINKGDGM, encoded by the coding sequence ATGTTGAACAATATCTTTAGTATTTTGGAAAAAATAGGATTTGGCGCTCAAAAACGTGCGATTAGTATCCAGTTTTCAAATACTGAGCTTAATTCACAGATTATGTTGCAACGTATTGATGGTTATCATGGCATTAATGATGGACTATCGGCAGAGCTTATTTGCTTATCTACAAATCCATATATTGAATTAAAACAGTTTATTGGATGTCAGGTTGCAGTTGATCAAGTAACAGATGCAGGTCAGCTTTTTAGAACTACGGGTATTGTCACTGGTGCTAGCCAAGGTCAAAGCGATGGCGCTTTTAGTTTATATCGCTTGACTATGCAGGATGCTACAAGCTTATGGCATAAACGACGTAACAGTCGTGTGTTTATGAATAAAAGCATTGTGGATATTATCGAAGTCATCTTTAAGGAATGGCAGAATAAAAGTCCGTTGTTTGCGTCAAGTTTACTGTTAGATACGAGTGGTTTAACAAAAACGTATGATGTACGTCCATTTTCTATGCAGTCGAATGAAAGTGATTATGCATATTTAACTCGAATAATGCGTGAAGAATCGATTAATTGGCTTGTGGATGAGGCGAGTTATCTTGTAGCAAGTAATAGCCAGAACATTGAGGCACAAAAACTACGTTTAATTGATGATAATGGTCAGTTTCAATCGCTCGAACGCAGATCCATTCGTTATCACCGTTCAAATGCGACTGAACAATATGACAGCATCACTAGTTTTATTGCTCAGCGACAGTTACAACCAACTGCTATCCATGTACAACGTTGGCAAGCTGACAGTCTAAGTCAAGAAGATGCTAGTGGTTCAGTGGTCAGCTCACATCAACACAGTGCTCAGCGAGAAAATGAAAGCTTAAGTTTAGAACAGGCGTGGAATATATCTCCTGCTTGGATAAGCGATCTTAAAGGAGAGGATCAAGCCACCGCTTCAAGTAATTCTCAGTTAGAAAAACTGAATATGCACTTAAACCAATATCAGGCATTACAAGCCAAGTATTTTACTGCGCATAGTAGTGTACGAGATACTCAAGTCGGTTATTGGTTCCAATTGATTGACTATCCAGAGTTAGAAAAAAATCATAGTCAGCAAGATAGGGAGTTTTTGATCCTTAATAAGTACTTTTATAATCAAAATAACCTACCTAAAGATATTCAAGACCAAGTAGAGAAACTATTGACCTTAAGTCACTGGCAAAACAGTAAAGACAGTGAACAAGAGCGTCAGGCCAATGAATTTGTAGTTGTTCGTAGAAATATTAACGTTGTCCCTGAATATGATCCATTGAAGCATCGCCCTGTTGCTCATGTCCAACGTGCCAAGGTAGTCAGTGATGGTGAAGAAATTCATGTGGATGAATGGGGGCGAATAAAAGTCAGATTCCTATTTACGCGTACAGATGACCATGCCCATGATGGTGGTGCGGGGGCTAATAATAGTGATACAGATTCGGCTTGGGTAGACGTCCTCACTCCTTGGGCTGGTGAAGGTTACGGAGCACGTTTTTTACCTCGTAAAGATGAAATCGTAGTAATTGATTTCTTTGATGGCAACATTGATCGACCATTTGTAACGGGACGCATCCATGAGGCGCAGCGTTCTCCAACGAAGTTCGATATTAAAGGACAATTACCTGACACAAAAAAACTGAGTGGTATTCGTTCGAAAGAAGTCGGAGGTATGGGCTATAACCAACTTCGCTTTGACGACACAACTGGCCAAATTAGTGCTCAGCTACATAGTAGTCATGGTGCTACACAGCTTAACTTAGGGAATTTAAGTTATCCTAAAGAAACTGCGACGAGTGAGGGGCGTGGTGAGGGATTTGAATTAAGAACAGATCGTGCAGGTGCAATTCGAAGTAAAGGATTGTATATCTCAACATTTGTTCAGAGTAATGCAACGGATATACATTTAGAGGCAAAAGAAGCGGTTCAAAACTTCACGGAAAGTTTAGAAAGTATGAAAGCTTTATCTGAGTATGCCGTGAAACAGAAAGCAGAAGCTGCTGACATGCTTGAAAATATTGATCAGTATATTAAAACGATTGAATCTCAGTGGTCTGACTTAAAAGCGACTAAAGAAGCTTTGATGTTACTTGCCTCTCCAGATAGTATTTCTTTAGTTTCTGGAAAGAATATACATATTAATGCTTTGGATAGCGTAACAGTTGGCAGTGGGCAATCCATTAATGTCAGTACTGATGAACATCTAATTTTAAATGCTAAGAAAAAAGTAAGCCTGTTTGCAGGTGAGGAAGATTTAAAAATTTATGCAGCAAAAGGGAAGTTTGATCTGCAATCGCAAGATAATGTATTAGATGTTTCTGCAAGACTCGATGTAAAAATAACATCCTCTGAAGGTAAAGTAGAAATCCATAGTCCAACGGAAATTGTATTTAAAGCAAAAGATAGTGCTCTAAAAATTAATGGTGATGGCGTCACGGTCATTACACCAAATAAGTTTACTGCGAAAGCAGGTCAACATCTCTTTACAACAGGTGCAAGTGAAAGCCCAACGCTTCCGATCTTTCCAAATAATATTTGTTGGGAATGTCTTGCTCGACGCGCAGCACAACGTGGAGCTTTCATCAATAAAGGAGATGGAATGTAA